The Silene latifolia isolate original U9 population chromosome X, ASM4854445v1, whole genome shotgun sequence genome contains the following window.
tttttttagggggtaaccctccctaccgtccggtcatttccggcaaaatttttgcatttttgcgttccttttgagtctcattttgcgctaattaaggccttatgtgaatataaaatgtatgtgttgcgtgattttctatgtaaatttcggcagcatgacggcgtaaaccgttgtctaccaaacctgttcaaaagctaacctgcaggtacaaacaacacaacccagcagcaaaaggcactcaggccgtcgtatatacaacaaaaaaagcaaatgtacaagcaaactgggggcttcgccccaaacaggtCCAAATGTgcaagtaaactgggggcttcgccccaaacgaTTCCAAAAGTCCgagtaaactgggggcttgcgccccaaacaagtccaaaaatgttcaaaatcaagtctacaaaaccacgcagactactgctgggcaccctccagctcggcaaccctcgccataagagcggcaatctcggcgtcccgaaactcgagctcccttgacaaacgagccgtctcctcccgagactgggtcaactctcgctccagctcacgaccgGCCTatggacaacaagaaattggctcatgtcaatcaattcaaacaaaactgaaaaaccaaagatcaaggaaaaacaaatgaggttcatacctgacgacctcgaccgccgacgagtgcctcgatggccgtagctcgtagccggttggccaccctccatagtgccacaaaccgagatggcgcgacctgcatttcaaaagaattctcgaaatcgaacaagttcaatcaaatgtgttcttacacgaaaactatgcaaaataagaactcaccctccgaatcagatgctgccagtcatctaggccagcatccgtcacagctacgtcaaagtcacgtaactcggagatcgtcgtcctcccagtagcgtcagtgtactcgagggtctcggggtactctgggggctcgatgcccgccgcctcaacctcctgcaaaatggctctcgttaatcgatgatctttcgtcgtgattctcgaaaatcaagatccaacaagaaacaaaagatactcaccactaccggccaatacgccaacctcccgtaaaggaacgccgaataatcctcgtcagggagaagaaggtcgtcgccactagcaccagccgagtccgcctccctctcagcctcagaaggctccctaaacatcgtcctaggaggatcgacgggaaccgtcaacgcgcccagcaccgacgagctaaccgctcgcccggataccacacacgggacccatcgacgtccacaacggCCGActtgagctcctaggtcgaaggacctctcGACGACGAAGGGAGGCgctcagcgt
Protein-coding sequences here:
- the LOC141618648 gene encoding uncharacterized protein LOC141618648, which gives rise to MFREPSEAEREADSAGASGDDLLLPDEDYSAFLYGRLAYWPVVEVEAAGIEPPEYPETLEYTDATGRTTISELRDFDVAVTDAGLDDWQHLIRRVAPSRFVALWRVANRLRATAIEALVGGRGRQAGRELERELTQSREETARLSRELEFRDAEIAALMARVAELEGAQQ